DNA sequence from the Thermodesulfobacteriota bacterium genome:
TGTCGGGAAAGGACTTCGTTCTGCGGTTGGTGTGGACCTTCATGAAGGGGAGCAAGGAGCGGTTGAAAGAGCTCGAGCGTGGAGTGCCCCAGGGGGACGTGGCCGCCGTCCGCCAGGCCGCCCACGCGTTGAAGGGGAACGCCGGCCAGATCGGGGCGGTCGCGCTGATGCGCGCCTGTGAACGGTTCTCCGGGATCGGCGCGCCGGAGTTGGAGGCCCGGGGATGGGAACATCTAGAGAAGGTCAAGGAGGAGTTCTCGCGCGCACGGGTCGAACTGGAACGTTTCCGGGGAAGCCGGACATCCGCCGTCTCTTGAGCGGGTCGCCTCAGGCGGTATCGCTCCCTGGAGGGCCGGTGGGGGAATGCATCCGGGCCACTGACCGCTCCTGGGCCCTCGTCAACCGCTCCATAAGCCGGATCTCCCGCGGACCGACCCGCATGGCGGTGTCGACCCAGATCTCGCCGACCGCCAGCATGTCCTCGTACCGGACGGGGGCGAGTTTCCTGCGGACCCGCTGGACACCTTCGCGGGCGTTCTGCTTCCCCTCGTTCCGGACGATATAACCGTACAGGGCGTTTTCCCCCTCCCCATCCTCCGCGAGAACGTCGACGATCCCTTCCGCGTACATCTCCTCCGCGCGATACATCTTCCCGTTCAGCAGCATCCGTTCCGTGCGGGGCACGCCGAGGCGGCGCTGGAGCAGGTTGTACGCCCCCATCCCCGGGAAGAGATTGAACAGCACCTCGGGGAACCCCATCTGGGCGCTTTTTTCCGCGACGATCAGGTCGGCCGCCAGCGCCACCTCGAGCCCTCCGCCGAAGGCGTTTCCCTGCACCAGCGCGACGGTGGTGAGAGGGAGATGGAACCCGACGATGTACGGGTACAGGGTGTCGATACAGGCGACGGCGTATTTCCGCAGGGTTACGTCGTCGCCGGTCGTCACGCAGCGGGAGAACAGATCGAGGTCTCCGCCGAGGTTGAACACGCCCGGCGTGTTGGACGCCACGACGAAGTAGCGGATGGCGCGCTGCGCCTCCTCGTCGCCGTCGGCCAGCCGCTCCACGCAGGCGAGAAAATGCCGAAGCTCGGTGAGCAGCTCGAAATAGAAGCACGGCCGGTATTTCGGGTCGAGGATGAGCCACAGCGCCTTGTGGCGCTCGTCGAAGCGCGAGGCGATGTGCGTATAGGACGTCTCGAGGGGGAGATGCGGGTGGAAGGCGACGGGCATCTTCGGGGGATCCTCCGCGCCGAACGAGACTATCGAGAAATGAACTCGGAAGCATTGTAACACTAAAACTCCAGATAGCAATGATTCCCTGACCGACTCCCCGGCCTGCCTTTCCGGCTTGACGCCGCTTGCGCAGCGGGTATACTTACCGGTAGGTAAGTTCAGGGGGCGGCGGAAGCCGGGGAGAGGGAAGGATGGCCGACGTTCGCGAAAGGCTCCTGGGGAGCGCGGCGGCGCTCTTCGCGAGCAAGGGGTACGCGGCGACCACCGTCCGGGAGATCGTGGAGCGCGCGGGCGTGACCAAGCCCGCCATGTACTACTACTTCCGCAGCAAGGAAGGAATATACCGCGACCTGATGCAGGGCCCGCTGGACGGGTTCGTCGGGCGGATCGAGTCGGTGATGAGGGAGAAGGGCACCTGCCGGGAGCGCCTGTCGCGCATCTGCCTGTACGCGTACGACGATTTCGTCCGGAATCTGGACCTGGCGCGGATTCTGTTCTCGTTCTACTACGGCCCGCCTCAGGGCGCTCCGTTCGTCGATTTCGACGCGGTCCATCTCCGCTTTCAGGATTGCGTGATCCGGGTGCTCGAAGACGGGATCCGCGGCGGGGAGATCCGCAGGGGGAATCCGGCGGACATGATGTGGGTCGTGGCAGGGGCCGTCAACGTGGTCATGGAGCTGGAGCTTTGCCGGCCCTCCCAGGCAGTCGGGCGCAAGGGGATCGAGCGGATGCTCGACGTTATATTCGAAGGGATCGCCGGGAACGGGGCCCGGGGAAAGGGGAAGGAGAGATGAGCCGGAAGTCGTTTCCCGGAGCGGCGCTGCTGGCGCTGCTGGTCGCCGTTTCGGGCTGCTCGTCGGACGGGAGCGCGAGCCGCGGGGAGGGAGGCTCCGCCGGAAAGCCGCCCGTCGCGGTGGACGCCGCGCAGGCGTCGGCCGGCGACGTCGAGGAGGGGATCGACGTCGTAGGGACCCTCGCGCCGAAGTACCAGGCCGAGATCAAGTCGGAGTACGGAGGGCTCGTGTCGAAGATCCACGTGCACGACTGGGCCCGGGTCCGGAAGGGGGATCCGCTCCTTTCCGTGGACACGCGGGAAGGCGAGGCGGCGCTCCAGAAGGCCCGCGCCGCCCTGGAGATGGCGAAGGCAGGGTTGCTCGAGGCCCGGGCGGCGGGAAGCCGCGCGGAGCGGGAGCACGAGCGGGCGCTGCGGCTTTCCGAAGCGGGGCTGATCACCCGACAGGGGATGGAGGACGCGGTGACGCAGCGTGAGGCGGCCGCCGCAAGGATCGCGGCGGCGGAGGCGCAGGTGGCGGCGGCGCGCGAGGACGTCGCCCAGATCGCCACGCGGCTCACGAAGGCCGTGATCCGGGCGCCGCTCGACGGGATCGTCGAGGAGCGGCTGGTCAACGTCGGCGACCTCGTGGGCGAGATGCAGAAGGTCGTTTTCCGGGTCGTGGACAACCGGATGCTCGAGCTCACCGCGACTGTTCCGTCCATGGAGATGTCCCGGCTGCGGCCGGGGATGCCGCTGCGGTTTACGACCGACGCGTTCCCCGGGAAGGCCTTCCGGGGGAAGGTCACCTGGATCAATCCCTCGGTGACCCCGGGCGACCGCTCCGTGCGGGTGGTCGCGGAGGTGCCCAACGTTCCCGAGGTCCTGAAGGGCGGCCTGTTCGTCAAGGGGCGTATCGTGACGGGGGAGAGGAAGGGGGTCGTTCTCGTCCCGCGCGACGCGCTGCAGTCCTGGGACGCCGCAAGCCGGAAGGCGACGGTGTTCGTCGTCGAGGACAACGTGGCGCGCCTCCGCGGCGTGGAGACGGGAGAGACGCGGGAGGAGACCGTGGAGGTCTCGGCGGGGTTGCGGACGGGGGAGACGGTGGTCACCCGCGGCGCCTTCAACGTGAAGGACGGCGACGCCCTGAATGTTTCCGCCGCGCGGGGGATTTGACCCATGCTGCTTTCCGACGTTTCCATCAGGCGCCCGATCTTCGCCGCGGTCCTCATGCTGTCGCTGGTGACGCTCGGCGCCTTCTCCTACAAGCGGCTGGCGGTGGACATGTTCCCCGACGTCGAGATCCCCGTGGTCACCGTCGTCACGAAGTTCCCCGGGGCCTCTCCGGAGAGCGTGGAGCGCGAGGTCACCAAGCGGATCGAGGAGGCGGTCAACCCGATCGCCGGGGTGAAGCGGGTGTTCTCCACGTCCCGGGAGAGCGTCTCCAGCGTCGTGGTGGAGTTCCGGCTCGAGGTAAACATCAACGACGCGGCGCAGGAGACCCGCGCGAAGGTGAGCGCGATCCGGGGGGAGCTGCCGGACGGGATCGAGGAGCCGATCGTCCAGAAGCTCGATTTCGGGGCGATGCCCGTCGTGTCGCTCGCGATGCGTTCGGAGCGGCTCGGCCGGAAGGAGCTCACCAGCCTGGTGGAGAAGAAGATCCGGCGGCGGTTCGAGAACATCCCGGGCGTCGGGAAGGTCGACCTCGTGGGCGCGTCGAAACGCGAGGTGAACGTGGACGTCGACCCGGTGCGCCTCGAATCGCTCGGGATGACGGTGGACGAGGTCATCGCGGGGCTGGCCGGGGAGAACGTCAACACCCCGCTGGGGCGCCTGACGCGCGGAGGCGCCGAGTATCCGCTGCGCGTCTCCGGGAAGCCCGCGGCCGTCGAGGAGTTCCGCGGCATGGTGGTGGCCCATCGGGGAGGACGGCCCGTGCCGCTGGGGGAAGTTGCGTCGGTGACCGACGGCATCGAGGAGCAGCGGTCGCTGGCGCTGGTGAACGGCGTGCCGGCCGTGGCGCTCAACGTCACGAAGCAGTCCGGCGCCAACACCGTCGCGGTGGTCGACGCGGTGAAGCGGGAGATCGGGCGCATCCAGCCCGAGCTTCCGGAGGGGACGCGCATCGAGATGGTGCGGGACGCCTCGATCATGATCCGGGAGTCGGTGGCGGACGTGCAGGAGACGCTGGTCCTCGGAGGGATCCTCACCATCTTCATCGTGTTCTGCTTCCTGAATTCCTGGCGCTCCACGGTGATCACGGGGCTGACGCTCCCCATCTCCGTCATCTCGTCCTTCATCGTCATGAACTTCATGGGGATGACGCTCAACGTGATGACGCTGATGGCGCTGTCGCTGGCCATCGGCCTGCTCATCGACGACGCCATCGTGGTCCGGGAGAACATCGTCCGGCATCTCGAAAGCGGGCGGGACCACTTCGAGGCCGCGGCGTTCGGGACCTCCGAGATCGGGCTGGCGGTGCTCGCCACCACCTTTTCCATCGTGGCCGTCTTCGTCCCGGTGGCGTTCATGAAAGGGATCGTCGGGCGCTTCTTCTTCCAGTTCGGCATCACCGTCACCTTCGCGGTCCTGGTCTCCCTGTTCGTCTCCTTCACCCTCGATCCGATGCTGTCGTCGCGCTGGCACGACCCCGACATCGGGCGGACCGGGAAGCGCAACCCGGTGGCGCGGCTCCTGGACCGGTTCAACGCCTGGTTCGACCTGTCGGCCGACCGGTACCGGCGGGTGATCGCCTGGGCGCTGGATCATCGCTGGATCGTGGTCGCCCTGGCCACGCTGGCCTTCTTCGGGGGAGTCGGCGTGTTCGCCGGCCTCAAGAGCGAGTTCTTCAGCGAGTACGACCGCGCGGAGTTCCAGGTGAACTTCAGGACGGCGCCCAACGCCTCGATCGGGGAGACGACGGACCGCCTGGAGCTGCTCGTGGGGGAATTCCGGAAGATGCCGGAGGTGGAGCACACCTTCGCGACCATCGGGGCCGGGGATACCGGGACGGTCCGGGACGGGATGATCTACGTCAAGCTCAAGGAGAAGAAGGAGCGCGCGCGGGACCAGGCCGCGATCCAGCGGGAGGTGCGGTCGCGGCTTCTCGCGGTTCCGGGGATCGTCCCCTCGATCGTGGAGGTCGGACGGATGTCGGGAGACAAGCCGCTGCTGGTCAACATCCGCGGGGAGGACATCGCCCTCCTGAAGCGGTATGCGGCGCAGCTCAAGGCGGAGATGTACCGGATCCCCGGGCTCGTCGACCTGGAGGTCACGCTGGAGCACGACATCCCCGAGTACCGCCTCGTGGTGGACCGGGAGAGGGCGGCGGACCTCGGCGTGAACACGGGGACGGTTTCCCGGACGGTGGGGGCCCTGGTGGGCGGACAGGTGGCCACGACGTACGAGGATCAGGACGGCGACGCGGTGGACGTGCGCGTGCGGCTTCCCGAAGATCTCCGGGTGGAGCCGTCCCAGGTCGCGCTGCTCCGCGTGGCGGTTCCTGCGGGCGGGGGGGAGCCGGGGCTGGTGCCGCTGTCCGAGCTGCTCCGGTATCGCCTGAGCGCAACGCCGTCCGAGATCAACCGGCAGGATCTCACCCGCCAGGTAGTCGTTTCCGCCAACCTCGACGGCCTTCCGCTGGGCGAGGCGATGGAGAAGGTCCGGGAGGCCGCCTCCCGGATGGACATGGCCCCGGGGTACCGCGTGGTGTTCTCCGGGGAGGGGGAGGATATGGTCGAGTCGTTCGGGTACATGGGGGAGGCGCTCCTGCTGGCCGTGATCTTCGTCTACCTGATCCTGGCCGCGCAGTTCGAATCGTTTATCGACCCGCTGGCGATCATGCTCTCGCTGCCGCTTTCCGTCGTCGGGATGGCGGGGATGCTGTTCCTGACGGGGGACACGCTCAACATCATGTCGCTCATCGGATTGATCCTGCTGATGGGGCTGGTGACGAAGAACGCCATCCTCCTGGTCGATTACGCCAAGGTCCTCCGGGGCCGGGGGATGGAGCGGGCGGAGGCGGTGATCGCCGCGGGGCGCACGCGGCTGCGCCCGATCATGATGACGACGCTGGCGATGATCTTCGGCATGCTCCCGCTCGCCCTGGCGCTGGGCGCGGGAGCCGAGATGCGGGCGCCGATGGCGCGCGCCGTCATCGGAGGGCTGATCACCTCCACGCTGCTCACCCTGCTGGTGGTTCCGGTGGTCTACACGCTGCTGGACGATTTCGGTAGCTGGGTCCGGCGGAAGTGGGAGGGGAAATCGCCCGCCGCGGCGGCGCTGCTGCTGGCGCTCTGCGCGGGCGCGGCGCTCCTTCCGCGGAGCGCGGCCGCCGCGGAAGGGCCCGCGGCCGGGGCCGAAGCGTACACGCTCGACGGCGCGCTCCGGGCGGCGCTGGAGAGCAACCGGGACATCCTGGCGGCGGAGGAGGAGCGAACCCGCGGCACGGGGAGATACGTCGAAGAGCGGGCGGCGGCGCTGCCGCAGCTCACCGGCGCGGCGAGCGCGGCCCGGGCGTACGACGGGAGCCTGGCGCTGACCCCCGGGGCGGAGCGGAGCACGCGGTACGCCGCGCAGCTCGGCCTCTCGCAGCCGCTCTACTCCTCCGGGACGGTGTCCGCCGGGATCCGGGCGGCGAAGTTCGGTCTCGCCTCGGCGGAGGAGCGGATCCGCACCGCCCGCCAGGCGGCGTTGCGGGAGGTGTTCGCGGCGTTCCACGACGTGCTGCTGGCGCGGGAGCTTTCCCGCATCGCGGAGCGTACCCGCGACCAGCGGGCGAGGCACCTCGACGAGGCGCGGAAGAAATTCCTGGCGGGGACCGCCACCGACTACGACGTGCTCGTGGCGGAGGTGGCGCTGAAGAACTCCCTGCCGGAAGTGCTGCGGACCGGGAACCTGGTCCGGACGAGCCGGGAGCGGCTGCGCTTCCTCATCGGGCGCGGGGAGCGGGAGGCGGACGCGGCGGGGGACCTCTCCGTCCGCGTCGCGCCGTATCCCGATTACGAACAGTCGCTGGCCGTCGCGCTCGAAAAGCGCCCCGAGCTGTCCGATGTCCGCAACCGGGCCGCGATCGCCGGCGAGCTGGTGACGGTCGCGAAGGGGGGGAACCGGCCGCGGCTGGACTTCCAGGGGACGCTCGGCTGGCAGGACATCGATTTCGACCTGTTCGAGGTCGACGGGCGGGTCTGGTCGGCCGGAGTGTTCGCGACGTGGACGCTGTTCGACGGCCAGCGGACGCGGGGGCGCGTCGCGCAGGCGAACAGCGACCGCGCGTCCTTAAGGATCGAGGAGGCGCGGCTGCTGGACGCCATCGCGCTCGAGGTCCGCGACTCCGTGAACGCGGTGCGGGAATCCGGCGAGACGGTGGCGGCGCTGTCCGGCACGGTCGAGCAGGCCGAGCGGCTCGTCTCGATGGCGGAGAAGGGGTACGAGTACGGGGTGATGACGCGCCTGGAAGTGGACGACGCGCAGCTCAACCTGGCCCAGGCGCAGGGGAACCTGGCGCGCGCCCGGCGCGACTACCTCGTCGCGGGAGCGAACCTCCGCCGCGCGATGGGAACGCTGGGGGACGACCTGGAAGTTACAGAGGCCGGGAAGCGGCCGTTCGTGCCGGCCGCCTCGCCGCTGGGGGTGGTGGGGGAGGTCCTTCGGGGGCAGCCGGAGCTGCCTCCCAAGGGAGGCGCCCCTTACTTGAAGTGACGCTTCAGCTTCCCTTTCAGCCGCAGCACGGCCTGGGCGTGGAGCTGGCAGATCCTCGGCTCGCCCAGGTTGAAGATCCGGCTGATCTCGCGGAGCGTCAGGTCCTCGTAGTAGTAGAAGGCGATGAGCTGTTTCTCGCGCTCGGGCAGCATGTCGATCGCCCGGCCCAGCAGGTCCTTCAGCTCGCGGGTCAGCTCCTCCTCGCGGCTTTCCTCCCTGGCCGCTTCGGCCAGGAGCTGCCGCATGCCGGCCCCGGTCTCCTCGTCCTCGTCCTGGATGGCGTCGAGCGAGAAGACCGTCACCCCCGTGAACATCGCGAGCTGCTTGCGCAGTTCGTCGACGGAGATCCCGAGATCCGCCGCCACTTCCTCCTCTTCCGGCGGGCGGCCCAGGACGTTCTCGAGCCGGGAGTAGGCGGCCTGCAGGCGGGTGGAGTGCTGACGCACCGACCGCGGGAACCAGTCCATCTCCCGCAGGTAGTCGAGCATGGCGCCGCGGATCCGGAAATCGGCGTAGGTCCGGAACTTGATTCCGCGCGAAGCGTCGTACCGCTCCATCGCGTCGAGCAGCCCGAGGACGCCGGAGCTGACCAGGTCGTCCGCCTCGATGTGCGAAGGCAGCCGCATCTTGAGCCGCATCGCCTGGATCCGGATCCCGGGGAGGAATTCCGTGACGACGCTTTCCCGGTCCAGGGAGCGGCGCTTCCTCGCCGGCTTGCGGGATTTCCGGAGCGTGCTCTCTGCATTTGCCTGCAACATGGCGGCTACCTCGCGTATGGGGTGCGGCGTTCGACAGCACCCGGAAAGCGAGCAAGCGGCATGCCATGGGTTTGAAAATACTAACTAAATGATTTTATTCAGGAAAAATGTCAGGAACGGAACGGCGGCGGGGGGGAAACCGTCAATTCCTCCGGGGGAGCGTCAATCTGTTGACGGTTGGATCGGAAGCAGGATCTGCGCGGTGGTGCCTTCCCCCTCCCGGCTTTCCAGCCGGAAAAATCCGCCGTGCCTGCGGACGCAGCGGCAGACCATCGGGAGTCCGAGCCCCGCCATCCCTTCTTCGGGCTTCGTCGTGAAGAACGGCTCGCACACCTTCTCCCGGATGGGTGGGGGGATGCCGCGCCCGTTGTCCGTCACGCGGATGGATACGTAGTCCCCCTCGGGGACCGGGACATCGTCGAACTCGACGCTCCCGTCGGAGACGAACGGCTCCGTGGAGATCGTCAGCAACCCCCCGCCGGGCATGGCCTCGCACGCGTTGGCTGCCAGGTGGATCAGCGCGCGGACCAGCGTGTCCGGGTCGGCCATCACACGATCCCGGGACGCGCGCAGGTCGGCGCGGATCTCCACGTTCCCGGCGGCCGCCGCGGAGAGCTCCCCGACCGCCTCCTCGACGAGGCGCCGGACCTCCACCGGGCGGGGCTCCGGCGACCCCCGGCGCGACCATTCGAGCATCCGGCGGGTCAGCTCGGCCGCCCGCCGCGCGGAACGCTCGATCTGCTCCGCCGCGTCGCGGCCGCCGCTCCCTTCCGGGAGCGAGTTCCGGAGGAAGGATGCGTAGCCGAGGATCCCCGTCAGGAGGTTGTTGAAGTCGTGCGCGAGCCCGCCGGCGAGGTAGCCGAGCTCCTCCATCCTCCGGGCCCTCGCCAGCCGCCCTTCCGCGGTATCCGGGTCAACTGGAGGAATGGCTCTGCTCCCGGTCGTCGATCTGCTTCCGCTTGAGCATCTCGACGAGCGTCGTCCGCTTGAGCCCCAGCAGGGTGGCCGCGCGGTTCTTGTTCCCCCCCGACAGGTGGAGCGCCTGCCGGATCAGGGCGGTCTCGAAGTCGGCGGTCGCGGTGCGGATATCGAGGCCGCTTTCGCCCAGGACGGGAATGGCGGTCTTGAGGAACTTCTCCGAGCGGCGGATCTTCTCGGGGAGATCCGCCGCCTCGATCCACCCGCTTCCCTTCAGCACCACGATCCGCTCGACGAGGTTCTCCAGCTCCCGCACGTTCCCCGGCCACGGGTAGCGTTGCAGCATCTCCATGGCGTCCTCCCGGATCCCCTCGAGGGAGCGCCCCTTCTCCCGGTTGTACCGCTCGATGAAGTGGGCCGCGAGCACCGGGATGTCGTCCCTGCGCTCCCGCACGGGAGGGATGCGGATGGGGATCACGTTGAGGCGGAAGTACAGGTCCGCGCGGAAGCGCCCCTCGGCGACCTCCTCCTCCAGGTCCTTGTTCGTGGCGGCGACGACCCGGACGTCCACGGGGACCGGCCGGTTCCCTCCGACCGGGGTGACGGACTTCTCCTGGAGGACCCGGAGCAGCTTCACCTGCAGGTGGGGGCTCATCTCGCCGATCTCGTCCAGGAAGATCGTCCCGTTGTGGGCCGCCTCGAACTTCCCGGGGCGGCTGGCGTGCGCGCCCGTGAACGCCCCCTTCATGTGGCCGAACAGCTCGCTCTCCAGCAGCTCCGCGGGGATGGCGGAGCAATTGATGGGAACGAGCATCCGGTCCGCCCTCGGGGAGAGGTAGTGGATGGCCCGCGCCACGAGCTCCTTCCCCGTGCCGCTCTCCCCCGTGACCAGGACCGTGGAGTTGGTGTCCGCGACCTTCCGGACCAGGGCGAGGACCTCGCGGATCGGGTCGCTGATCCCGATGATGTGCTCCAGTCCCCCGCGGCCCCGGGCGAGCGTCCGGAGGCTCGCGTTCTCCTTGCGCACGCTGGTCAGCTCGAGCACCCGGTCCACGAGGTGCGCGACCTCGTCCACGCTGAACGGCTTCGTGATGTAATGGAAGGCGCCCATCTTCATCGCGTTGACGGCGGACTCGACCGTGGCGTGGCCGGTCATCAGGATGACCTCGGCGTCGGGACGCGTCTTGCGGGAGTGGGCCAGGACGGCGAGCCCGTCCGGGCCGGGCATCTTCAGGTCCGTCAGCACGACGTCTACGGGGTTCTGGTCGATGGTCCGGATCGCTTCCGCCCCGGTGCGGGCTTCGTGGACGATCAGGTCGGGTCGCTCGAACACCTTTCGCAGGAGGGAACGGGTGGACTCGTCGTCTTCGGCGATCAGCAGCGATTTCTTCATCCCCTAAAGTTTACCCAATGCGGGGCGGCCGGTAAAGTTTCCCGCTCCGCCGGTCGATAAAAGCTACCGGCGGGGGCGCCGGCATGGCAAACGGAGGGAATGACCGCGTGAGAGGGTCCGGTCGTTGACCGCGACATCCGAAGGGAACTGGGGCCGCCTGATCGACGAGGCCGGCA
Encoded proteins:
- a CDS encoding Hpt domain-containing protein → SGKDFVLRLVWTFMKGSKERLKELERGVPQGDVAAVRQAAHALKGNAGQIGAVALMRACERFSGIGAPELEARGWEHLEKVKEEFSRARVELERFRGSRTSAVS
- a CDS encoding crotonase/enoyl-CoA hydratase family protein, which gives rise to MPVAFHPHLPLETSYTHIASRFDERHKALWLILDPKYRPCFYFELLTELRHFLACVERLADGDEEAQRAIRYFVVASNTPGVFNLGGDLDLFSRCVTTGDDVTLRKYAVACIDTLYPYIVGFHLPLTTVALVQGNAFGGGLEVALAADLIVAEKSAQMGFPEVLFNLFPGMGAYNLLQRRLGVPRTERMLLNGKMYRAEEMYAEGIVDVLAEDGEGENALYGYIVRNEGKQNAREGVQRVRRKLAPVRYEDMLAVGEIWVDTAMRVGPREIRLMERLTRAQERSVARMHSPTGPPGSDTA
- a CDS encoding TetR/AcrR family transcriptional regulator is translated as MADVRERLLGSAAALFASKGYAATTVREIVERAGVTKPAMYYYFRSKEGIYRDLMQGPLDGFVGRIESVMREKGTCRERLSRICLYAYDDFVRNLDLARILFSFYYGPPQGAPFVDFDAVHLRFQDCVIRVLEDGIRGGEIRRGNPADMMWVVAGAVNVVMELELCRPSQAVGRKGIERMLDVIFEGIAGNGARGKGKER
- a CDS encoding efflux RND transporter periplasmic adaptor subunit encodes the protein MSRKSFPGAALLALLVAVSGCSSDGSASRGEGGSAGKPPVAVDAAQASAGDVEEGIDVVGTLAPKYQAEIKSEYGGLVSKIHVHDWARVRKGDPLLSVDTREGEAALQKARAALEMAKAGLLEARAAGSRAEREHERALRLSEAGLITRQGMEDAVTQREAAAARIAAAEAQVAAAREDVAQIATRLTKAVIRAPLDGIVEERLVNVGDLVGEMQKVVFRVVDNRMLELTATVPSMEMSRLRPGMPLRFTTDAFPGKAFRGKVTWINPSVTPGDRSVRVVAEVPNVPEVLKGGLFVKGRIVTGERKGVVLVPRDALQSWDAASRKATVFVVEDNVARLRGVETGETREETVEVSAGLRTGETVVTRGAFNVKDGDALNVSAARGI
- a CDS encoding efflux RND transporter permease subunit; translation: MLLSDVSIRRPIFAAVLMLSLVTLGAFSYKRLAVDMFPDVEIPVVTVVTKFPGASPESVEREVTKRIEEAVNPIAGVKRVFSTSRESVSSVVVEFRLEVNINDAAQETRAKVSAIRGELPDGIEEPIVQKLDFGAMPVVSLAMRSERLGRKELTSLVEKKIRRRFENIPGVGKVDLVGASKREVNVDVDPVRLESLGMTVDEVIAGLAGENVNTPLGRLTRGGAEYPLRVSGKPAAVEEFRGMVVAHRGGRPVPLGEVASVTDGIEEQRSLALVNGVPAVALNVTKQSGANTVAVVDAVKREIGRIQPELPEGTRIEMVRDASIMIRESVADVQETLVLGGILTIFIVFCFLNSWRSTVITGLTLPISVISSFIVMNFMGMTLNVMTLMALSLAIGLLIDDAIVVRENIVRHLESGRDHFEAAAFGTSEIGLAVLATTFSIVAVFVPVAFMKGIVGRFFFQFGITVTFAVLVSLFVSFTLDPMLSSRWHDPDIGRTGKRNPVARLLDRFNAWFDLSADRYRRVIAWALDHRWIVVALATLAFFGGVGVFAGLKSEFFSEYDRAEFQVNFRTAPNASIGETTDRLELLVGEFRKMPEVEHTFATIGAGDTGTVRDGMIYVKLKEKKERARDQAAIQREVRSRLLAVPGIVPSIVEVGRMSGDKPLLVNIRGEDIALLKRYAAQLKAEMYRIPGLVDLEVTLEHDIPEYRLVVDRERAADLGVNTGTVSRTVGALVGGQVATTYEDQDGDAVDVRVRLPEDLRVEPSQVALLRVAVPAGGGEPGLVPLSELLRYRLSATPSEINRQDLTRQVVVSANLDGLPLGEAMEKVREAASRMDMAPGYRVVFSGEGEDMVESFGYMGEALLLAVIFVYLILAAQFESFIDPLAIMLSLPLSVVGMAGMLFLTGDTLNIMSLIGLILLMGLVTKNAILLVDYAKVLRGRGMERAEAVIAAGRTRLRPIMMTTLAMIFGMLPLALALGAGAEMRAPMARAVIGGLITSTLLTLLVVPVVYTLLDDFGSWVRRKWEGKSPAAAALLLALCAGAALLPRSAAAAEGPAAGAEAYTLDGALRAALESNRDILAAEEERTRGTGRYVEERAAALPQLTGAASAARAYDGSLALTPGAERSTRYAAQLGLSQPLYSSGTVSAGIRAAKFGLASAEERIRTARQAALREVFAAFHDVLLARELSRIAERTRDQRARHLDEARKKFLAGTATDYDVLVAEVALKNSLPEVLRTGNLVRTSRERLRFLIGRGEREADAAGDLSVRVAPYPDYEQSLAVALEKRPELSDVRNRAAIAGELVTVAKGGNRPRLDFQGTLGWQDIDFDLFEVDGRVWSAGVFATWTLFDGQRTRGRVAQANSDRASLRIEEARLLDAIALEVRDSVNAVRESGETVAALSGTVEQAERLVSMAEKGYEYGVMTRLEVDDAQLNLAQAQGNLARARRDYLVAGANLRRAMGTLGDDLEVTEAGKRPFVPAASPLGVVGEVLRGQPELPPKGGAPYLK
- a CDS encoding FliA/WhiG family RNA polymerase sigma factor — protein: MLQANAESTLRKSRKPARKRRSLDRESVVTEFLPGIRIQAMRLKMRLPSHIEADDLVSSGVLGLLDAMERYDASRGIKFRTYADFRIRGAMLDYLREMDWFPRSVRQHSTRLQAAYSRLENVLGRPPEEEEVAADLGISVDELRKQLAMFTGVTVFSLDAIQDEDEETGAGMRQLLAEAAREESREEELTRELKDLLGRAIDMLPEREKQLIAFYYYEDLTLREISRIFNLGEPRICQLHAQAVLRLKGKLKRHFK
- a CDS encoding ATP-binding protein, translated to MEELGYLAGGLAHDFNNLLTGILGYASFLRNSLPEGSGGRDAAEQIERSARRAAELTRRMLEWSRRGSPEPRPVEVRRLVEEAVGELSAAAAGNVEIRADLRASRDRVMADPDTLVRALIHLAANACEAMPGGGLLTISTEPFVSDGSVEFDDVPVPEGDYVSIRVTDNGRGIPPPIREKVCEPFFTTKPEEGMAGLGLPMVCRCVRRHGGFFRLESREGEGTTAQILLPIQPSTD
- a CDS encoding sigma-54 dependent transcriptional regulator codes for the protein MKKSLLIAEDDESTRSLLRKVFERPDLIVHEARTGAEAIRTIDQNPVDVVLTDLKMPGPDGLAVLAHSRKTRPDAEVILMTGHATVESAVNAMKMGAFHYITKPFSVDEVAHLVDRVLELTSVRKENASLRTLARGRGGLEHIIGISDPIREVLALVRKVADTNSTVLVTGESGTGKELVARAIHYLSPRADRMLVPINCSAIPAELLESELFGHMKGAFTGAHASRPGKFEAAHNGTIFLDEIGEMSPHLQVKLLRVLQEKSVTPVGGNRPVPVDVRVVAATNKDLEEEVAEGRFRADLYFRLNVIPIRIPPVRERRDDIPVLAAHFIERYNREKGRSLEGIREDAMEMLQRYPWPGNVRELENLVERIVVLKGSGWIEAADLPEKIRRSEKFLKTAIPVLGESGLDIRTATADFETALIRQALHLSGGNKNRAATLLGLKRTTLVEMLKRKQIDDREQSHSSS